In Carassius auratus strain Wakin chromosome 36, ASM336829v1, whole genome shotgun sequence, the following are encoded in one genomic region:
- the LOC113055270 gene encoding death-inducer obliterator 1-like isoform X2: MEESVSPELAQASEPVDTSSQEPPSVSEEVKDKKDQGDVSEDKVEDPDKSTKPPCEFKKTWGFRRTTIAKREIPGEMAAETPEGRGAPVRRSGRQAKRTDKLEEFLVTVKRGRGTGRRSCPSRLEGGDPPSQTPTDAETASEASFDGNVDVKVEEQRVASPEKKKRGRGRMRRAVKPKPGNGSVSDDGSSENEEKAPGEVIKETQENVETAASAEDGKDVEEEQAKDVEMKEEEGEEECNKNKEKTPNESINRRPTRVVYKDSKRDTKPKVGVKLRNEKKDDNDDEESSSSESDSDGYDPNALYCICRQKHNKRFMICCDRCEEWFHGDCVGISEARGRLMERNGEDYVCPNCYTQKGQFSKAGSSTAAAENGKRPAAGLRKSESALATPSSTVAAAMEEKASDDLGIKGRIEKATNPSGKKKIKIFQPVTAVEGSCLPKCIGPGCERDALPDSVYCGNDCILRHAAAAMKTITTDGKDSKQKERGRPRAQKKTSNKSPNKRRSGPERRSSNQAGEEEESESGTEEYDDDEEEKHAEEHPPPPAMSSWSSDHNYIAVTPEKTTPISASVLNKTSAAQKDKEKEDDEEVKPEKETASTDKKPPASIVAPKGGKKSPGSKGTKAVAATSPLPKGKTTAAPLNSGRNLRKQSLPIQGKSKKPGPPPPPIPVLSPSGPPGSRHHVTGALRVGKSTFTIPKKQPQAVQKDSVDQGSSPTSRTPPSPGSSTQHSAPKPTQPITPAAPQQPPPNNQMRSNIRRSLTDILYKRASDSDDLSMSESGVGKLAVSIEKEMFNLYMNTDNKYKNKYRSLMFNLKDPKNKGLFYRVVGGEISPFRLVRLSPEELLSREMSDWRKPEISESLDMSVRSQSGQPKSGSRQEGAPPVVDMEEAPPPMSDGDVCMPATSQSPHLASAADSQEDTRPTSVSQAPVSTGKGSSVPDIFSSMLKDTTSEHRAHLFDLNCKICTGQKLVDDEPPSKKTKMSAPKKPENSFTSKSESRPSKSPADLPQVSSLSGPETPIPDSAAVMENLSSVFPVVQAPVTAALPAVSSVTITRRDPRTAGHRSSVPQIVPDVVVPAMPSNIPISVEPVVVEAKGPLPMPPPAPASIPRPVIPKTASYGSSSTSMSEPPPEGETALFLSGQEMMWKGFINMHSVAKFVTKAYLVSGSFEHIKEDLPDTIHIGGRISPHTVWDYVGKLKTSLSKELSLIRFHPATEEEEVAYVSLFSYFSSRKRFGVVANSNKRIKDLYLIPLSSKDPLPAKLLPFDGPGLEPARPNLLLGLLICQKDRKRPGVPLENEEKRSKTLRDDETGLPKPSTTGKSEIKPDKVLRTSLDAISTTPPGTPPPLSAPESSSSVSSVFSLLSSVKAPGVSNSTGNNSLSSNVSAASSTPLQTILKSLFGKKKQDSDVSSSPSDQSAVDVAVPCVSLLDPIVQQFAITKGKEVEVQDDRPYDPEEEYDPDVGYSTENAHDTTKVSAELKQAEVTSLMDDVAYDPEDDSLFDDVGVDPSTKKLTEHQKVFEEKHIEERKHEESVHQQIPDTLISQPVTSLLADSQLLQLGKKVEELVAKTSATPVINQRRDPRQSRDSGQVVTSRRKTSDSTVTEEESSFTTDKTSPQKGTVIETPPTQACSVADTQTAQLDSTKDTLVEEPSATTDMPLSQVISTLDSVQSAILDSKVSKSEEGDQSEEDSKSEEMPFLDTKSTEVSIPLLGEKIYPELVESYMEKEPEEEPKMKDDPIESEIKSFEEVWPNSASILKADQVPSIGQPIESTTTIYYNISTISTSSTSLHSGVPQDVIQDNSSYMDSHSSHIQHIPTTNPTNIPPPMSFPPPIGPPPIFGPPPMQGPPPIAVPPPMHLPPSMSGPPLMQIPPIQGPPPPLVDNDHSQYPPHGSYPPFQSQWGSSSQLDAAPRGPLPPNFTPRGPFQPMDQRGPPHQIFDNSINSLPPQHIRPRGPPPGPPPPRPPPTFDGQRFNGPPPPFNFSATRVPPPPFSGPPPNLFDNRPQPPSHFPGPRGPSPLHNIGDRGPPSNMSRGPGDQFEDGGNSYHQGIEKPQIPSQGPPFRGLPPNHFDGRRGPPGPSGEMSGQRFPPPNQFRGSPQHRGSFDEPLGTLSQDFDKHRGPSVQQFGGLRDPPPGHYEKEPVSLPARFNYNDDTTSDVRDVRPVRGPLLPTPPEGPIPIQGRIVGHSPDSHRDDHWRRQSPEMRRRSCSTRDTSEPHNRPSRFDVASRDRDASSRLSEDRQHDLSEHRRRDEDREGGHGARSWGWNREHEYDRGREKDRERDRSRERERERGRSREREREHSRERDRSRGRDSDRYGDGDKRRDRDRDRDRGSEREQDRKDHDRKDHDRDRAKNRDRERDRNRDRDRRRERSRSRERERGKDRERRDRDRERDKDRGKDRDRRDSSRSKEKKDAKKERSDHSRAKSTESENPS, translated from the exons ATGGAGGAGAGTGTGAGCCCTGAGCTAGCTCAAGCCTCAGAGCCTGTGGATACCAGCTCACAAG AACCACCATCAGTATCCGAAGAAGTCAAAGATAAAAAAGACCAAGGTGATGTTAGTGAAGACAAAGTAGAGGACCCTGACAAATCCACGAAGCCCCCATGTGAATTTAAGAAGACTTGGGGTTTTCGTCGGACCACCATTGCTAAGAGGGAAATCCCTGGAGAAATGGCAGCAGAGACCCCCGAGGGCAGGGGCGCCCCAGTGCGTCGCAGCGGCAGGCAGGCAAAGCGCACAGACAAGCTGGAAGAGTTTCTGGTCACTGTGAAGCGAGGAAGAGGAACGGGCAGGAGAAGTTGTCCCTCACGACTTGAGGGAGGAGATCCTCCATCCCAGACCCCAACCGATGCCGAAACGGCCTCCGAAGCAAGCTTTGATGGAAATGTAGATGTTAAGGTAGAGGAACAGAGAGTGGCCTCACCAGAGAAGAAGAAAAGGGGTCGAGGACGGATGAGGAGAGCAGTGAAGCCTAAACCTGGCAATGGCTCAGTGAGTGATGATGGCAGCTCTGAAAACGAAGAAAAGGCTCCCGGTGAGGTAATAAAAGAGACTCAAGAAAATGTTGAGACTGCGGCCAGTGCTGAAGATGGAAAGGATGTGGAAGAGGAACAAGCGAAGGATGTGGAGATGAAAGAAGAGGAAGGTGAGGAGGAGTGTAATAAGAACAAAGAGAAGACCCCTAACGAGTCCATAAATAGACGTCCTACTAGAGTAGTCTATAAAGACTCCAAAAGAGACACTAAACCCAAAGTAGGAGTGAAGCTCCGCAACGAGAAGaaagatgataatgatgatgaagaGTCATCGTCCAGTGAGTCTGACAGTGATGGTTATGACCCTAATGCACTTTACTGCATCTGCAGGCAGAAACACAACAAAAG GTTTATGATCTGCTGTGATCGCTGTGAGGAGTGGTTTCATGGCGACTGCGTTGGCATCTCTGAGGCACGTGGCCGACTGATGGAGAGAAATGGAGAGGACTATGTCTGTCCAAACTGCTACACACAGAAGGGACAGTTTTCCAAGGCTGGTTCCTCCACAGCAGCTGCAGAGAATGGCAAACGGCCAGCAGCTGGCCTTCGTAAAAGTGAGAGCGCCCTTGCTACACCGTCTAGCACTGTTGCAGCTGCCATGGAGGAGAAAGCTTCTGATGACCTGGGCATCAAGGGCAGGATCGAGAAGGCTACCAATCCTagtggaaaaaagaaaataaagattttcCAGCCG GTGACTGCAGTTGAAGGATCTTGCCTCCCAAAGTGCATTGGCCCTGGCTGTGAGAGAGATGCGCTTCCTGACTCTGTCTACTGTGGGAACGACTGCATACTCAGACACGCCGCTGCTGCCATGAAGACCATCACCACGGATGGAAAAGACTCTAAACAGAAAGAGAGGGGCAGGCCCAGAGCACAGAAAAAGACTTCAAATAAATCACCAAATAAG AGGAGATCTGGCCCAGAAAGGAGGTCCTCTAACCAagcaggtgaggaggaggagTCAGAATCTGGGACTGAGGAATATGATGAcgatgaagaagaaaagcatgcCGAGGAGCATCCGCCGCCACCAGCCATGTCATCCTGGTCCAGTGACCATAATTACATTGCAGTAACGCCAGAAAAGACTACACCCATATCAGCATCTGTGTTAAACAAAACGT CAGCTGcccaaaaagacaaagaaaaggaGGACGATGAGGAAGTCAAGCCAGAGAAGGAAACAGCTTCCACTGATAAGAAACCTCCTGCATCAATTGTTGCTCCCAAAGGAGGGAAGAAGTCTCCTGGCTCCAAAGGGACAAAGGCAGTTGCTGCCACCTCACCTCTTCCCAAAGGCAAAACAACTGCAGCGCCTTTGAACAGTGGAAGAAATTTAAGGAAACAATCCTTACCCATACAGGGCAAATCAAAAAAGCCAGGACCTCCCCCACCACCAATTCCGGTTTTATCACCTTCAGGGCCCCCTGGATCTCGCCACCATGTCACTGGAGCTCTCCGTGTGGGCAAGAGCACCTTTACTATCCCAAAAAAGCAGCCACAGGCAGTGCAGAAGGACTCTGTAGATCAGGGTTCCTCTCCCACCTCTAGAACCCCACCTTCACCAGGGTCATCCACCCAGCACTCGGCACCTAAACCAACCCAACCCATCACACCTGCTGCTCCTCAACAGCCACCACCCAACAACCAGATGAGATCCAACATCAGACGATCACTGACTGATATCTTATATAAAAG GGCCAGTGACAGTGATGATCTCTCAATGTCTGAAAGCGGAGTGGGAAAGTTGGCTGTCAGCATCGAGAAAGAGATGTTTAACCTTTATATGAACACTGATAACAAGTACAAGAACAAGTACAGGTCCCTTATGTTCAATCTAAAGGACCCCAAAAACAAG GGCCTGTTCTATCGCGTGGTTGGTGGTGAGATCAGTCCATTCAGGCTGGTGAGACTAAGTCCAGAAGAACTTCTTTCGAGGGAGATGTCAGACTGGAGAAAACCTGAGATCTCGGAG AGTCTGGATATGAGTGTGAGATCCCAGTCAGGACAGCCCAAAAGTGGATCTAGACAGGAGGGCGCTCCCCCAGTTGTGGACATGGAGGAGGCTCCTCCTCCTATGTCTGATGGAGATGTATGTATGCCTGCCACTTCCCAGTCTCCCCACTTGGCTTCTGCTGCT GACTCCCAGGAGGACACACGGCCTACCTCTGTGTCACAAGCCCCAGTGTCTACTGGGAAAGGCAGTTCAGTGCCAGATATCTTTAGTAGTATGCTGAAAGACACTACATCAGAGCACAGGGCTCATCTCTTTGACCTGAACTGCAAGATCTGTACAG GTCAGAAGTTGGTAGATGATGAACCACCATCTAAAAAAACCAAAATGTCTGCACCTAAAAAGCCAGAGAACTCTTTTACGTCTAAATCTGAGTCAAGACCATCCAAATCTCCTGCTGATCTCCCTCAAGTGTCCTCTCTTTCTGGTCCTGAGACGCCCATACCTGATTCTGCAGCTGTAATGGAGAATCTAAGCAGTGTATTTCCTGTGGTTCAGGCCCCAGTTACTGCTGCTTTACCTGCAGTCTCTTCTGTTACAATAACTCGAAGGGATCCTCGTACTGCTGGTCACCGCTCGTCTGTGCCTCAGATAGTTCCTGATGTTGTTGTTCCTGCTATGCCATCAAATATTCCTATCTCTGTTGAACCCGTGGTTGTAGAAGCGAAGGGTCCTTTGCCAATGCCCCCTCCTGCCCCAGCATCTATACCCAGACCTGTGATCCCAAAAACAGCCTCTTATGGGTCTAGTTCTACCAG tatgtCAGAGCCCCCTCCTGAAGGTGAAACCGCTTTGTTCTTGTCTGGACAAGAGATGATGTGGAAAGGATTCATAAACATGCACTCTGTTGCCAAGTTTGTCACAAAAGCCTACTTGGTCTCAGGATCATTTGAGCATATTAAAGAG GACTTGCCTGACACCATTCATATTGGTGGAAGAATATCACCACACACTGTATGGGATTATGTTGGGAAGTTGAAGACTTCACTGTCAAAA GAACTCAGTCTTATTCGTTTCCATCCAGCAACTGAAGAGGAGGAGGTGGCGTATGTGTCTCTGTTTTCTTATTTTAGTAGCCGTAAGCGGTTTGGAGTTGTGGCAAACAGCAACAAGCGCATTAAAGACCTTTACCTCATCCCTCTGAGCTCAAAAGACCCACTTCCTGCAAAGCTTCTGCCATTTGATGGACCAG ggcTGGAACCAGCTCGTCCCAATCTCCTCCTTGGGTTGTTAATATGCCAGAAGGACAGGAAGCGTCCTGGAGTCCCTCTAGAGAATGAAGAAAAACGTTCTAAAACTCTAAGAGACGATGAAACGGGCCTCCCAAAACCATCCACTACTggtaaatctgaaataaaaccgGACAAAGTTCTTCGAACTAGCCTGGATGCCATAAGCACAACTCCCCCAGGCACCCCTCCACCCCTCAGTGCTCCAGAGTCCTCAAGTTCTGTCTCATCTGTGTTTTCGTTACTGTCCTCTGTGAAAGCGCCTGGTGTCAGCAATAGCACAGGCAACAATTCTCTATCCTCTAACGTCTCGGCAGCTTCTTCCACACCACTTCAGACTATCCTGAAATCACTTTTTGGTAAGAAGAAGCAGGATTCTGATGTCTCATCATCACCTTCAGATCAAAGTGCTGTAGATGTCGCTGTGCCTTGTGTGTCCCTGTTAGATCCAATTGTACAGCAGTTTGCAATAACCAAGGGTAAAGAGGTAGAAGTTCAGGATGATAGACCGTATGATCCTGAGGAGGAATATGACCCAGATGTTGGCTATAGTACAGAAAATGCCCATGATACAACCAAAGTATCTGCTGAACTTAAGCAAGCAGAGGTCACCTCTCTAATGGATGATGTAGCTTATGACCCTGAGGATGACTCTCTTTTTGATGATGTTGGGGTTGATCCAAGTACTAAGAAATTAACTGAACATCAAAAGGTGTTTGAAGAAAAACATATTGAGGAACGGAAGCATGAGGAATCGGTTCATCAACAAATACCAGACACTTTGATTTCTCAGCCTGTTACATCCCTGTTGGCTGACAGTCAACTGCTGCAGCTTGGTAAAAAGGTTGAAGAGTTGGTGGCAAAGACTTCAGCCACTCCAGTTATTAATCAGAGAAGAGACCCAAGGCAGAGTAGAGACTCTGGACAGGTGGTTACAAGTAGAAGAAAGACATCAGATTCCACAGTAACAGAAGAGGAATCTTCTTTTACCACAGACAAAACCTCTCCACAAAAAGGTACAGTGATAGAAACACCACCGACACAAGCATGCTCAGTTGCAGACACACAGACTGCACAGCTGGACTCTACCAAGGATACATTAGTAGAGGAACCCTCTGCAACCACAGATATGCCCCTGTCACAAGTCATTTCCACCTTAGATTCAGTGCAGTCTGCCATCCTGGACTCAAAAGTATCCAAATCTGAGGAAGGGGACCAGAGTGAGGAAGACAGCAAGAGTGAAGAGATGCCTTTTCTTGATACAAAGAGCACAGAAGTTTCTATTCCATTACTAGGGGAAAAAATTTACCCAGAGTTAGTTGAAAGCTACATGGAAAAAGAACCTGAAGAGGAGCCCAAAATGAAGGATGACCCCATTGAATCTGAGATCAAAAGTTTTGAGGAGGTTTGGCCTAATTCTGCCAGTATTTTAAAAGCTGATCAAGTTCCATCCATTGGCCAGCCTATTGAGAGCACTACAacaatatattataacatttcaaCAATCAGTACTTCATCTACATCTTTACATTCAGGAGTGCCACAAGATGTCATCCAGGACAACTCATCTTACATGGATTCTCACAGTTCCCATATACAGCACATACCAACAACAAACCCTACTAACATTCCACCTCCAATGTCTTTTCCTCCTCCAATTGGTCCTCCACCTATTTTTGGTCCACCTCCCATGCAAGGCCCACCACCAATCGCTGTTCCACCACCCATGCATCTCCCTCCTTCAATGTCAGGACCACCTTTAATGCAGATTCCCCCAATACAAGGTCCACCACCTCCTCTTGTGGATAATGATCATTCTCAGTATCCACCACATGGATCGTATCCACCTTTCCAGAGTCAGTGGGGTAGCAGTTCTCAGTTAGATGCTGCTCCAAGAGGTCCACTTCCTCCAAATTTTACACCAAGAGGACCATTCCAACCAATGGATCAAAGAGGTCCTCCTCATCAGATATTTGATAATTCCATTAATTCATTGCCCCCTCAGCATATTAGACCAAGAGGCCCACCTCCAGGGCCCCCACCACCCAGGCCACCTCCAACCTTTGATGGACAAAGGTTTAATGGGCCTCCACCCCCTTTTAACTTCTCTGCAACCAGGGTACCACCTCCACCATTTTCTGGTCCCCCTCCAAATCTCTTTGATAATAGACCACAACCACCATCCCACTTCCCTGGGCCAAGAGGCCCATCTCCTCTTCATAACATTGGGGATCGTGGCCCTCCATCTAATATGTCAAGAGGGCCTGGGGATCAATTTGAAGATGGTGGAAACTCATATCATCAGGGAATAGAGAAGCCCCAGATACCTTCACAAGGGCCTCCTTTTAGGGGACTACCACCAAACCACTTTGATGGACGAAGGGGACCCCCTGGACCTTCAGGTGAAATGTCGGGACAGCGATTTCCACCTCCAAACCAATTTCGTGGTTCACCTCAGCACAGGGGATCATTTGACGAACCACTGGGAACTTTATCTCAAGACTTTGACAAGCACCGGGGACCATCAGTGCAGCAGTTTGGTGGCCTGAGAGATCCACCACCTGGACATTATGAAAAGGAACCTGTTAGTCTGCCAGCACGATTTAACTACAATGATGATACCACAAGTGATGTTCGAGATGTTAGACCTGTTCGTGGACCTCTGCTTCCGACACCTCCTGAAGGTCCCATACCAATACAAGGCCGTATAGTTGGACACAGCCCAGATAGCCACCGTGATGACCACTGGAGACGGCAGTCCCCTGAAATGAGGAGACGAAGCTGTTCCACCAGAGATACTTCAGAACCACATAATCGTCCTAGTAGATTTGATGTTGCTTCACGTGACAGAGATGCCTCCTCAAGGTTATCTGAAGACAGACAGCACGATTTGTCTGAACATAGGAGGAGAGACGAAGACCGAGAAGGTGGACATGGTGCACGATCATGGGGCTGGAACAGGGAACATGAGTATGACCGGGGTAGAGAAAAGGATCGTGAAAGAGACCGGAGCAGGGAAAGAGAAAGGGAGCGGGGACGAagcagggaaagagagagagaacacagtAGAGAGCGGGATCGCAGTAGAGGCAGAGATTCTGACCGATATGGAGATGGAGACAAGAGGAGAGACCGAGATCGAGACAGAGACCGTGGCTCTGAGAGGGAGCAAGACCGTAAAGACCATGACCGTAAAGACCATGACCGAGACAGAGCAaagaacagagacagagaaagagaccgTAACAGAGATAGGGACAGGAGAAGAGAACGCTCAAGGAGTCGTGAACGAGAACGTGGAAAAGATCGGGAAAGAAGGGATCGGGACAGAGAACGGGACAAAGACAGAGGTAAGGACAGAGACAGACGGGACAGTAGCAGgagcaaagaaaagaaagatgCCAAAAAAGAAAGATCTGACCACTCAAGGGCAAAGTCTACAGAATCTGAAAACCCGTCATGA